Proteins from a single region of Nerophis ophidion isolate RoL-2023_Sa linkage group LG10, RoL_Noph_v1.0, whole genome shotgun sequence:
- the si:dkey-159a18.1 gene encoding sortilin isoform X2, with translation MVWRRVVVLGCLLLLQCGAGSRMARPPPSTTHGGGRLDAARSHVRRDAGASRPAGGASFDSCRVNLTPAEHEVLDDNTHETGFNGDDGSYVILTWVGDGTGVILVLSTINTPLDTFLEGGSSRLYRSTDYGKSFHDISQSINHTFIKEEFGVSVGPGSSVILTADTPVVDHPGGIIFTSTDAGATFRFTQLPFHLAQPITYHFLNPDYLVALSIDGGLWLSVDFGAKWTKVHDGVHSFSWGAGINLFFSCSKADTMDAEERGDLQLKRTKDLGKTFTIIHEDVFSFGYIGAFLFFSVMEDTRSPRVMYFSSDQGDTFSQALLPSASTEQFYSILDGDEDMLFMHVDNPGDTYFGTMYTSDDRGILFSKSLERHLFDGQRKSDFRNVTSLRGVYLTNRLDKDGRIRSVISFNRGGTWQQLSKPQNVECGQEVKNCKLHIHGEHSRINHIVPMLLMSEPTAIGLVIAHGTVGDCLSSSQHPDVFVSSDGGYSWRGTLRGPHHYSILDSGGLVVAVEARREGQVKTIKFSTDEGHCWKSYNFTEQPFFFAGLSSEPGTKALSVSVWGFRPEDDGQPMWVAVTIDFQSLVTRECDERDYEDWLAHATQGGTSRSEGCVLGIKETYKRRKKESVCRNGRAFVLRKKESPCLCTREDFLCDYGYYRHDNTSECVRQPDAHNKTLETCLDGQEDELFTAGYRKVPSDRCEGGFSPQLAVQTVIRPCGIKPTSKSPPASSPLPVTHFDTPRERMVLILVCSGAGVIVLAAVVFAFVAVNRGVYRNRAPEYRFSNLQSQEDRNGVTGDLESATSSNGTPCPPDSDNNLLQ, from the exons ATGGTCTGGAGGAGGGTCGTGGTGCTCGGCTGTTTGCTGCTGCTTCAATGCGGGGCTGGAAGCAGGATGGCAAGGCCGCCGCCGTCGACGACTCATGGCGGGGGTCGGTTGGACGCGGCGCGGAGTCACGTCCGGAGGGACGCCGGCGCTTCCAGGCCTGCCGGCGGGGCTTCCTTCGACTCTTGCCGGGTCAACCTGACGCCTGCGGAGCATGAAGTTCTGGATGACAACACACATGAG ACTGGTTTTAATGGTGACGATGGCTCTTACGTCATCCTCACATGGGTTGGCGATGGCACAGGG GTCATCTTGGTGTTGTCCACCATCAACACCCCCTTAGACACGTTCCTGGAAGGCGGTTCATCTCGACTTTACAGAAG TACGGATTACGGAAAGTCCTTCCACGACATCTCTCAAAGCATCAACCACACATTCATCAAAGAGGAGTTTGGCGTCAGCGTGGGGCCGGGAAGTTCT GTGATACTGACAGCAGACACCCCAGTGGTGGACCACCCAGGAGGCATCATTTTCACCTCCACTGACGCCGGCGCCACCTTCCGCTTCACCCAGCTTCCCTTCCACCTGGCACAGCCCATCACCTACCACTTCCTCAACCCGGACTACCTGGTGGCGCTCAGCATTGAC GGCGGTCTGTGGCTCTCTGTGGACTTTGGCGCCAAGTGGACAAAAGTGCATGATGGAGTGCATTCTTTCTCATG GGGTGCTGGCATCAATTTGTTCTTCAGCTGCAGTAAAGCAGACACAA TGGATGCAGAGGAGCGAGGAGACTTACAGCTAAAGAGGACAAAGGACCTGGGGAAGACCTTCACCATCATCCACGAGGACGTCTTCAGTTTTGGATACATCGGAGCCTTTCTTTTCTTCTCGGTCATGGAAGATACG CGATCGCCCAGAGTCATGTATTTTTCCTCTGACCAAGGAGACACTTTTAGTCAAGCGCTACTGCCTTCTGCCTCCACTGAGCAG TTTTACTCCATCTTGGACGGCGATGAGGACATGCTGTTCATGCATGTGGACAATCCAGgag ACACCTACTTTGGAACCATGTACACGTCTGACGACCGCGGCATCCTGTTCTCCAAATCCCTGGAGCGCCACCTGTTTGATGGGCAGAGGAAGAGCGATTTCCGGAATGTCACGTCGCTGCGAGGAGTCTACCTCACCAACAGACTTGACAAAG ACGGACGAATACGATCGGTCATCTCCTTCAATCGCGGCGGAACATGGCAGCAGCTTTCCAAACCTCAGAATGTCGAATGTGGGCAAGAAGTCAAGAAC TGCAAGCTGCATATTCACGGAGAACACAGTCGCATCAATCACATCGTTCCCATGCTCCTCATGTCGGAGCCCACCGCTATCGGTCTGGTCATCGCCCATG GTACCGTGGGGGATTGCCTGTCGTCCTCGCAGCACCCGGATGTGTTTGTGTCGTCAGACGGGGGCTACAGCTGGCGGGGGACTTTAAGGGGTCCTCATCACTACAGCATTCTGGACTCTGGCGGTCTGGTGGTGGCCGTGGAGGCTCGGCGTGAAGGACAAGTCAAGACCATCAA GTTCTCCACAGACGAGGGTCACTGCTGGAAGTCGTACAATTTCACCGAGCAGCCCTTCTTCTTCGCGGGCCTGTCGTCCGAGCCGGGCACCAAGGCCCTGAGCGTCAGCGTGTGGGGCTTCCGTCCCGAAGACGATGGCCAGCCCATGTGGGTTGCAGTAACCATTGACTTCCAGAGCCTCGTCACGAGAGAGT GCGATGAGCGGGATTATGAAGACTGGTTAGCTCATGCGACACAAGGAGGAACTTCAAGGAGCGAAGGCTGCGTCCTGGGCATCAAGGAAACGTACAAGAGGCGGAAGAAAGAATCCGTTTGCAGGAATGGTCGCGCTTTTGTCTTAAGGAAGAAGGAAAGTCCCTGTTTGTGCACCAGGGAGGATTTCTTGTG CGACTACGGCTATTATCGCCATGACAACACTTCTGAGTGTGTGCGACAGCCCGATGCTCACAACAAAACCTTGGAGACCTGCCTGGACGGACAGGAGGACGAGCTCTTCACGGCAGG GTATCGGAAAGTCCCAAGCGACAGATGCGAAGGAGGGTTTTCGCCACAACTGGCAGTCCAAACCGTCATAAGACCCTGCGGCATCAAGCCCACCTCTAAATCACCACCTGCAAGCTCCCCCTTGCCAGTTACTCATTTTGACACACCT CGAGAGAGGATGGTACTGATACTGGTGTGCAGCGGCGCAGGCGTCATCGTGCTGGCAGCAGTTGTCTTCGCGTTCGTAGCCGTCAATAGAGGAGTCTACAGGAACAG GGCACCAGAGTATCGCTTCTCCAATCTCCAGAGTCAAGAGGATCGTAACGGTGTCACAGGGGACCTTGAAAGCGCCACAAGCAGCAATGGAACGCCCTGTCCACCGGACTCGGACAAT AATCTTCTGCAGTGA
- the si:dkey-159a18.1 gene encoding sortilin isoform X1, whose product MVWRRVVVLGCLLLLQCGAGSRMARPPPSTTHGGGRLDAARSHVRRDAGASRPAGGASFDSCRVNLTPAEHEVLDDNTHETGFNGDDGSYVILTWVGDGTGVILVLSTINTPLDTFLEGGSSRLYRSTDYGKSFHDISQSINHTFIKEEFGVSVGPGSSVILTADTPVVDHPGGIIFTSTDAGATFRFTQLPFHLAQPITYHFLNPDYLVALSIDGGLWLSVDFGAKWTKVHDGVHSFSWGAGINLFFSCSKADTMDAEERGDLQLKRTKDLGKTFTIIHEDVFSFGYIGAFLFFSVMEDTRSPRVMYFSSDQGDTFSQALLPSASTEQFYSILDGDEDMLFMHVDNPGDTYFGTMYTSDDRGILFSKSLERHLFDGQRKSDFRNVTSLRGVYLTNRLDKDGRIRSVISFNRGGTWQQLSKPQNVECGQEVKNCKLHIHGEHSRINHIVPMLLMSEPTAIGLVIAHGTVGDCLSSSQHPDVFVSSDGGYSWRGTLRGPHHYSILDSGGLVVAVEARREGQVKTIKFSTDEGHCWKSYNFTEQPFFFAGLSSEPGTKALSVSVWGFRPEDDGQPMWVAVTIDFQSLVTRECDERDYEDWLAHATQGGTSRSEGCVLGIKETYKRRKKESVCRNGRAFVLRKKESPCLCTREDFLCDYGYYRHDNTSECVRQPDAHNKTLETCLDGQEDELFTAGYRKVPSDRCEGGFSPQLAVQTVIRPCGIKPTSKSPPASSPLPVTHFDTPRERMVLILVCSGAGVIVLAAVVFAFVAVNRGVYRNRAPEYRFSNLQSQEDRNGVTGDLESATSSNGTPCPPDSDNQNLLQ is encoded by the exons ATGGTCTGGAGGAGGGTCGTGGTGCTCGGCTGTTTGCTGCTGCTTCAATGCGGGGCTGGAAGCAGGATGGCAAGGCCGCCGCCGTCGACGACTCATGGCGGGGGTCGGTTGGACGCGGCGCGGAGTCACGTCCGGAGGGACGCCGGCGCTTCCAGGCCTGCCGGCGGGGCTTCCTTCGACTCTTGCCGGGTCAACCTGACGCCTGCGGAGCATGAAGTTCTGGATGACAACACACATGAG ACTGGTTTTAATGGTGACGATGGCTCTTACGTCATCCTCACATGGGTTGGCGATGGCACAGGG GTCATCTTGGTGTTGTCCACCATCAACACCCCCTTAGACACGTTCCTGGAAGGCGGTTCATCTCGACTTTACAGAAG TACGGATTACGGAAAGTCCTTCCACGACATCTCTCAAAGCATCAACCACACATTCATCAAAGAGGAGTTTGGCGTCAGCGTGGGGCCGGGAAGTTCT GTGATACTGACAGCAGACACCCCAGTGGTGGACCACCCAGGAGGCATCATTTTCACCTCCACTGACGCCGGCGCCACCTTCCGCTTCACCCAGCTTCCCTTCCACCTGGCACAGCCCATCACCTACCACTTCCTCAACCCGGACTACCTGGTGGCGCTCAGCATTGAC GGCGGTCTGTGGCTCTCTGTGGACTTTGGCGCCAAGTGGACAAAAGTGCATGATGGAGTGCATTCTTTCTCATG GGGTGCTGGCATCAATTTGTTCTTCAGCTGCAGTAAAGCAGACACAA TGGATGCAGAGGAGCGAGGAGACTTACAGCTAAAGAGGACAAAGGACCTGGGGAAGACCTTCACCATCATCCACGAGGACGTCTTCAGTTTTGGATACATCGGAGCCTTTCTTTTCTTCTCGGTCATGGAAGATACG CGATCGCCCAGAGTCATGTATTTTTCCTCTGACCAAGGAGACACTTTTAGTCAAGCGCTACTGCCTTCTGCCTCCACTGAGCAG TTTTACTCCATCTTGGACGGCGATGAGGACATGCTGTTCATGCATGTGGACAATCCAGgag ACACCTACTTTGGAACCATGTACACGTCTGACGACCGCGGCATCCTGTTCTCCAAATCCCTGGAGCGCCACCTGTTTGATGGGCAGAGGAAGAGCGATTTCCGGAATGTCACGTCGCTGCGAGGAGTCTACCTCACCAACAGACTTGACAAAG ACGGACGAATACGATCGGTCATCTCCTTCAATCGCGGCGGAACATGGCAGCAGCTTTCCAAACCTCAGAATGTCGAATGTGGGCAAGAAGTCAAGAAC TGCAAGCTGCATATTCACGGAGAACACAGTCGCATCAATCACATCGTTCCCATGCTCCTCATGTCGGAGCCCACCGCTATCGGTCTGGTCATCGCCCATG GTACCGTGGGGGATTGCCTGTCGTCCTCGCAGCACCCGGATGTGTTTGTGTCGTCAGACGGGGGCTACAGCTGGCGGGGGACTTTAAGGGGTCCTCATCACTACAGCATTCTGGACTCTGGCGGTCTGGTGGTGGCCGTGGAGGCTCGGCGTGAAGGACAAGTCAAGACCATCAA GTTCTCCACAGACGAGGGTCACTGCTGGAAGTCGTACAATTTCACCGAGCAGCCCTTCTTCTTCGCGGGCCTGTCGTCCGAGCCGGGCACCAAGGCCCTGAGCGTCAGCGTGTGGGGCTTCCGTCCCGAAGACGATGGCCAGCCCATGTGGGTTGCAGTAACCATTGACTTCCAGAGCCTCGTCACGAGAGAGT GCGATGAGCGGGATTATGAAGACTGGTTAGCTCATGCGACACAAGGAGGAACTTCAAGGAGCGAAGGCTGCGTCCTGGGCATCAAGGAAACGTACAAGAGGCGGAAGAAAGAATCCGTTTGCAGGAATGGTCGCGCTTTTGTCTTAAGGAAGAAGGAAAGTCCCTGTTTGTGCACCAGGGAGGATTTCTTGTG CGACTACGGCTATTATCGCCATGACAACACTTCTGAGTGTGTGCGACAGCCCGATGCTCACAACAAAACCTTGGAGACCTGCCTGGACGGACAGGAGGACGAGCTCTTCACGGCAGG GTATCGGAAAGTCCCAAGCGACAGATGCGAAGGAGGGTTTTCGCCACAACTGGCAGTCCAAACCGTCATAAGACCCTGCGGCATCAAGCCCACCTCTAAATCACCACCTGCAAGCTCCCCCTTGCCAGTTACTCATTTTGACACACCT CGAGAGAGGATGGTACTGATACTGGTGTGCAGCGGCGCAGGCGTCATCGTGCTGGCAGCAGTTGTCTTCGCGTTCGTAGCCGTCAATAGAGGAGTCTACAGGAACAG GGCACCAGAGTATCGCTTCTCCAATCTCCAGAGTCAAGAGGATCGTAACGGTGTCACAGGGGACCTTGAAAGCGCCACAAGCAGCAATGGAACGCCCTGTCCACCGGACTCGGACAAT CAGAATCTTCTGCAGTGA